The following proteins are encoded in a genomic region of Sorangiineae bacterium MSr12523:
- a CDS encoding response regulator transcription factor, which translates to MRENQPKTQRKVLVVEDDHSIALGLRINLESEGYTVFLADDGERGLELAQGEEPDLVILDIMLPKMNGLEVLQAIRRSGRTMPIILLSARTAEMDKVTGLELGAEDYVAKPFSLAELLARVRAALRRGAMAPLATMHAFGDVIVDEGARSVRKGGQPVDVTATEFDLLVCLLRAKGRVLTREAIFQEVWGPNHHGTPRTIDNFVQQLRAKLETDPQSPRHFQTVRGVGYRFSPS; encoded by the coding sequence ATGCGAGAGAACCAACCCAAGACGCAACGCAAGGTCTTGGTCGTCGAGGACGACCACAGCATCGCACTCGGACTGCGCATCAATCTGGAGAGCGAGGGCTACACCGTCTTTCTCGCGGACGACGGGGAACGCGGGCTGGAACTCGCGCAGGGCGAGGAGCCCGATTTGGTCATCTTGGACATCATGCTTCCCAAGATGAACGGCCTCGAAGTGCTGCAGGCCATTCGCCGCAGCGGCCGCACCATGCCCATCATTTTGCTCAGCGCGCGTACCGCGGAGATGGACAAGGTGACGGGCCTGGAGCTCGGCGCCGAAGATTACGTGGCCAAGCCTTTCAGCCTGGCCGAGCTGCTCGCGCGCGTTCGCGCCGCCCTGCGTCGAGGGGCGATGGCGCCCCTGGCCACGATGCATGCCTTCGGCGACGTGATCGTGGACGAAGGCGCCCGCAGCGTTCGCAAGGGCGGCCAGCCTGTCGACGTGACGGCGACCGAGTTCGATCTGCTGGTGTGCCTGCTTCGCGCCAAGGGCCGCGTGCTCACGCGGGAGGCGATCTTTCAAGAGGTGTGGGGTCCGAACCACCACGGCACGCCCCGCACCATCGACAATTTCGTCCAGCAGCTCCGGGCCAAGCTGGAGACCGATCCCCAGAGCCCGCGGCACTTCCAAACCGTGCGCGGCGTCGGCTACCGCTTCTCGCCGAGCTAG